Below is a genomic region from Zerene cesonia ecotype Mississippi chromosome Z, Zerene_cesonia_1.1, whole genome shotgun sequence.
gtttttactttttatgctgttttcattgttatattgAGAGGTCAACGAGGAATTATCTCCTAAACAACacatttatatagtaatatctctttgattaatttttaaaagacacaaatattttaattattattgtgcaTTTGCTGGAACCCGCGGTGTTACTCATGTGGTACTCGGATTAAAATTAGCCTttatgctaatccagactgATCTGATCAGCtgttttacgtgaaagagtaatataCATACTTACTTACAACTATCAACTTTAGTGCCTgcattattactatttatgaGCAAAAAGTTATACAGTCCAACCGCATCGAACTCAAActgaaacatatatttattcaattacacttctcatagaagcacttttgaatcgttataACATAGTTGTAAATTTACCATcgaaaagcagtttctacagagctGCACCGGCTAGAAACTGTAGCTGCTCTTTCAATAACAatcatcatataataaatgttgacAGGTGTAAACAAGCCAGCCGTAGTGGAGGTCCGCGTCGGCAACAACCGGCCGGACCTCGGCACGAATCCGATATGCAACCGCTTCACCGGCTTCCTGGAAGAGGGCCAGCCGCTCTTTCTCCCCTGCAACCCGCCAATGCCCGGCGCCTTCATGAGCGTGCACCTGAAGGCCACGGTCCCGAGCCAGTTGTCCATATGCGAGGCGTTCGTGTACACCGACCAGGCGCTGCCGATAGAGCGCTGCCCCCAATTCAGGGACCAGCCCCCCGGGAGCACAGCGACCTACAACGGGAAGTGCTACGTATTCTACGACCGGCAGCCGGCGAACTTCCGGGACGCTCTGGCGTTCTGCCACTCGAGGGGGGGCAGCCTGGTCGACGAGAGCAACCCGGCGCTCCAGGGCTTCATCAGCTGGGAGCTGTGGAGGCGGCACCGGTGAGTCACTGCTGGCGTTTTATATGTTGCAATGTGTATTTCTTTTCTATCTGTGTTGGATAAAGctcaagagtttgtttgaacgcgctcatctcaggaacttataaatgaataaaaaaaaaattaatgagtacgtgtttcttaattttactgtgaatttacatatatgtatttagtgCTATTGCTAACGGGCTGCGATTTTTACGATCGCGTCAGATAAATGCAATGAAAATCTGATACCGTTTCACATAACTCGGCTGATGCGAAGTTGATGCCTCACGCCGGCCGCGTTATTTAGACTCGATCTTACTGCGAATGTCTTAAGCTTTGCGTAATGGCGTGGTGGTGATTGATGGAGGCTTTTGTAACAGTTTTTGTAAGGTGCTGTTTACAATGGATGGACATTTAACCGACTTTGGAAAAGGTGGTTGTCTATGTATAATTTGTGAATGTGTTACGGTTAACTTGTTTGAAAGCAATCCGTCTCTCTTTTcgtattaatttgtaattcattattaaatgcttaaaataatatatcattaaaaaataccctaataattagaaaactttttaagtTTCAGTTAAgatctttatttatctatggCTAATTTATAACCATTCATTCGGTAACGTTCTTCCaaagatacataaattttcataataacttaaataaaacaattaaagtcGGAACAATAAcgattttgtattttcaaaacttttgtcaaataaaatattgataaaagcTCTttcgatataattaaatgttatttgaacGTTGTATTCACATGACTAGaactaaaaatacatatacttaaatcaataaatttctatacatatatttttgcacTGGCTACAcctcttaatttaaaaatacaatcactATATCATCCCAAAGACAACCGTCAAAATTTAAACGCACTGTTTCTTCATTTCTCAATAGAACTGTCAATTCCAAGTTAGTTGCGTTATACGGGAACTGACAGGGCACTTAGATTCAGGCCTTTGTCGTTTCGTCGTAATGCAAACCGTGTGGGGACACCTTAAGACATTGCGAGAGCAAATGGGCAGATGCAACAGCTATTTGCAACATGTCGCATTCAATATTCACATGTCGTACAGGTCTTGCTTCCATTTCAACATTATTTgccgataaataaatataaagggaATTATTCGAGCGATTTAGAATTATAAAGATACAAAGGTGATGGTGGTGTCAAATATTGCAATTGAACTGCATAGGTACATGAATCAGTAATTCATGACTTCGTTAATATCGCCAAGATAACAGTAGACGGGCGTAGTTAGACTAGTTCTGGAGGGAAGTCAATGAAGTGAAACAactaaatgtgtttaaaataaccgTTATAACTTGGAATTTTGCTTTTtgcgaaaaatttatattttagaaattttagaCTTTCAACTTTAGgctaaatgatattaaataattggaaAATGATATGACCGCacgtacaaaaattattacatattgtaaTGTTTAGCCATCGCCTTGGTTACGCCCatgttattgataaataaataaaaaacaagtgTATGCATATTCTATGTTTCCTATTTTACGACTATAAAGAAAATGCATTTTAGTAAAAAACCCTTTTTAATGACGAGCATTTCTACTAAACTACAGTATACATTCAGCCATCATACGATCCATCTAAAGCGTTCAAGCGTTtaccattatattttataataatctactAATACGCCAATATAACGATATTGAGCCAATAATAACACGACAAATTATAGAAAGTCACAGAGAAACATCTGATCCGCTACGCGTAACAGCAGACTGATTGGAGTAAATTTGGTTTCTGCGACAGATACTCAATGTAGTGCGCCGTTAGATAGCTGTTACTGGACTTGCTCGACATCACTATGCAGTTTAGTGTAGTTATTGTCGAGGTAGTGTGTTACAAGTCTTTATATAAAAGGGTTAAATGTTTGCATTGatcaaccgacttaaaaatgAGGAGTTATAATTTCGacgttttttatgtatgttaggTTATGAGCAATATAAGGGAATTTGTTagtgtgaataataataaatcttttactATGCGCCCACCGAACTGATGAAAAACCATAGGTTTTGTAGATAATGTTATTACTGAAGAATGAGAATAactgaaatttcaaaattttattttataataatttataaacttagaTGCAAAGCAAAACATTTGTTATACGGTACATCGACTGAATACTTTTGTTATAActcactttattttttgtattaatgtatgtatatctaAGCTATAAtgctaatataaaaacatggtCCTTCAAAAGTGCTCGCGATTTACCTGAATAGTAAAACTTCTGCTTCtatgtttataattgattttattcctAGACGTGAAAAAAATGCTACGTCGAAGCCCGAACCTGTAACTGATatagtttcataaaatatatggagTGTGGGATCGCTCTGATTACTGCTTGTAGTGAAATTCAATTAACGTCGAAGTAGTTACTGATACCTGTTAACTCGTTCTGGGAACTTAACGTATctatatcttattaataataaattcctaTTCAGTTCAGAAGAATTTAACCATTGTTCTTTTTGCAAACTATAGCATAATTgtgatttttgatatttttatatttcatttattttatcatggcgtacgatttattgaataaaagcTTTATTCTTCATAGCACAATATagtaaaagataattataaaaattctgatTTTGCCTTTCAATGAACGTgaaattttcacaataaatgattttaaggATGtctatacttttttaattatgacaatttaaaaacaaacattaccaAACAAGTGAATCGGCATATTGTATTGTGTTCGGACTTACATTGAATTGTTACGGCTATTGTTATTGCTTTGCGAAATCACTGGGAATTCAACCTTAACATTTGTTCtaacaattacataaatgATATAACACGATTTTCACACCAGGACAATAACCAgctatgtaaaatgtaaatacgtGATAACGGGGTGATGATGTTCAACAGGAGTGACAGCAGTAGCCAGTACTGGATGGGTGCGGTGCGGGACCCGCAGGACCCCAACAACTGGAAGTGGGTGAACGGCAATGACGTCACGGTCTCGTTCTGGAACGCCCCCGGGGGTACCGAGGGCTGCGCCCGCTTCGACGGCAGCAAGGGCTGGCTGTGGGCGGACACCGACTGCCAGTCGAGAATGAACTTTATATGCCAGCATCGTAAGTTTATTTTGGCATAATTGCGTTGCGATTTCCGCTCACCGCGCTCAGCGAATTGGCAAGCGATTTTCGGTGGCGCTGTCGAGTCTACACGTTCAATGTTTTGTCCGTAGAGCCCAAAGCGTGCGGTCGGCCAGAGCAGCCACCGAACTCTACAATGACGACGGAGAGTTTCGAAGTGGGCGCCACGGTGGAATACGCGTGCGACGACGGACACTTGCTCGTCGGCCCGACGGTCAGGACCTGCTTGGAGACTGGCTTCTACGACGAGTTCCCGCCAGTGTGCAAACGTGAGTATGCATTTGGTGTTTCTGGGTGAACATACCGCATTTGTACCGAAATctgaatgttaaaataatagttatttttacaaaaatctaCACCAAATTCGATATCGATGTGGTCCCATGACAAGTATcatattccaataaaaaaataatggttgcctgtaaagtcggttttacgggcgaagattttacgtgacaacgtctttttttccaacgccaagaacgctcgagaaagacagagacacaagcacgcgccgattcaatgcgcctaattctctagtgttgcgcgcgcggcggaccgatcatagttcggtgactcatcgtaacgttaccgggcgttacactttttcatgagtgactccgagccgcaaccttatttaagacgttgtcacgtcaaaaaaaaaattcttcaacGTACTGCGCAGTTTGTTTCCCATAGCGCCATATTTATCGGCACATATTTCGCAGGCATAGAGTGCGGCTACCCCGCTGAGATCCCGCACGGCAGCTACACGCTGCTGAACGGCTCCGTGTCGTATCTCTCGCACGTGCAGTACGCGTGCGCGCCCGGCTACGAGATGGCCGGCAGGTCGCGACTGGTATGCGACATCGACGAGCGGTGGAACGGCCCCCCGCCGAGATGTGACGGTAATTATGTGCACACACACCTTCACGCACACACATTCACTCATGTGTCAATTACGCACTCATATACACTCAAatgcacacatacacacacatgcaTACGTACGCATACATGCGAAATGCATACACATACACGACACATGCATATTCACACAATTGTTTTGCATCAAGCCCATGAGCAGGATACGTACACGCATCCAGTATACTAATGGTCTTACTAACCAACATCTCAACCCACGTATGCTAAGCAAATGGCTTAATTAAAGCCTTAACAACCACCCTATCTACATCATTAGCATATATTTTAGCCATTTATGAAGAGTTCAGGTTTTAATCCttcgctggccaagtgtgggttggcagatgtcacaatTCGTCAAACTTTTCATTCTTAGACGTGTCGCTTTCGGGAGCAGTGGTGCTGTGgtcataaaatgaaattgagcagataaattgataaatcaatttcTTCGCTCTTCTGGTTCGAACCATATCTACTAGTCCTATTTCTTACCACGCCTTCCGATTCTATATCATAATGAATACTACAAATTGTGTTATCTAAATAACAAATGGCAGTGATTCAATGCGAGGAGCCGGGCGCGATCCCGAACGGGCGCGTGGCGGTGACGAACAACGCGTCGACGttcggcgcgcgcgcgcggtACGAGTGCGCGCGCGGCTACGAGCTGCGCGGCTCGCCCGTCGCCACGTGCCTCGCGACCGGCCTGTGGGACGCCCCGCCGCCGCATTGCTACTGTAATTATATACCTGTTTAAGTATATAGTGATGCAaacaaatgctttttttttttcgtatatttttgGTGGCCGATTTGCTTTTCATGTATCATCTACTGGTGTTCATAGTAGTAATGAATTTCTTATTACGCTTTAGAAaagaataatgtttaatgCAATTTCCTCCTTATCTGTATAAGTTCTTACTGGGCAAACGTTGCCTTACACTTattatttaggggtatgaaaaatggATCTATTGGCAGATTCTCAGATCTTACCGGTAAGTTAacagaatttcataaaaatcggacGAGCCGTTACGGAGCAGTGTGATAATGAGCACCGACGATACTACATATTCCATATTAACTGGATCGTTCCCAGAGTAGTTTTCTAGTATTTAAGACTGATGGTACAGCGTACTTTCACCATTGAACggtcaataattaaaaatgaagctCCGTGTTAccttgtggggtatggggcagatgcaCTATACGTCTGTTACACTGAAAGAGTTTCTTTTCGGACTAGACGATTCGCCATCTACCTTCTGCCAGACATTATTTGCAGACCCAACCGGATATGGAAgccataaaatgttaatactgAACCTTGAATAcacaaaaatctaataaaaataatcaaaccATTCCAGTGGAAGAACGCTCAACCACCACCACATCCACAACTACGACAACCACCACCACAACCACAACCACCACAACACCAGCGCCAACCACCCCACCGCCGACAACACCACGGCTAGTGCTACCAACCAGACGGCGCAAACCGACCACCCACCCAGACACCGTCAGACCCAAACTCGAGACCAGACCCGCCAGACCGAACACGACGAAGACGACAACAGAGCGGACAAAGACCACAATCAAAAGGGTGACGGTTGCTGATTATGACAATTCGTCCACGAGCCACGTGCCCCACATCATCGTCGCCAGCCATCCGCAGGAGAATCAGGTTCATACTATTATCACTACCTATATCTATTTCTAGACCTTTCCATGATTCACGGGCACCACCAGAAGCAAGGTACCCGGTTCTTTGGCATACGTCCAACACACGGGGACACAGGTCCAAAGGGTCTAATTGAATTATCCTTATTATAAATGGCAATTgcttgtttgtcttttttttttcattcgtaACGGAACGACTTAATGGGTTTTGTGTCTTGAGATAGTTAAGAAGTAGAGAACCGATTTAAACAATTCTTTCAGTTACTGAGTGCTATaagctacatatgtaccacggcaCTGGGCGGCCTGCCAGTTTACCATTAGCAaactaagctggtggttcacctgttggtaagcgatcatcaccgcccatgaacattcattGAGGAAAGTGCCTCGATGAATGCAAAAGACGGAATAGGAAAAAGAAAAGTCCTAACACACACAATTAAAACACTAAAacacacataattaaaaaactccCCAGTACTAATACACAAAACTGGAATGGCTGGGACAACataatttgaatgtaaaaaaatggttgcctgtaaagtcggttttacgggcgaagattttacgtgacaacgtctttttctcggtagaatatttattgatatgaatattattaaattgcacaataggaacaaggaattgaatgaaaataagaattgcacaaattttaactatagaaaatattatttgtttactaaaaagacagagacagagacacaagcacgcgccgattcaatgcgcctaattctctagtgctgcgcgcgcggcggaccgatcatagttcggtgactcatcgtaacgttaccgggcgttacactttttcataagtgcctccgagccgcaacctaatttaagacgttgtcacgtcaaaacaAGATCTGCGCTTCAAGTTATGTCAGTGCCGAGGCATAATACTACTGCGTTTAGGGGAGGTTTCCGATACAATGCCACCAAGTGCTGGAATAATATACCACCACCATGAAGAAAAATCGAAACTATTTCTAATttcagattaaaatataaaaaaaacatgtttttgaaacattatattattaggcCTTGGTGAGCAAAAAAATATCgtgattaaattgtaataaaaaaaatattgtatagtgtgtttgtgttttataattgtataatatataatttattcataattttagtttttatatgtaggtatactcgtatatatatatatgtgtatgaatatttatgtaaaagcaTATGTAGTAATGTAACtatataattagaattaagtattttttttattattttatttagtattatttttattatctgaaTGAAAGGTACTGTCTGCTCCATGTGTCACAAGGGGCTGCTGAAAATCAGTGTTATGTAAAAGCTCAGCTCTAGCATGACATTAACTGAGTCATTCCCTTTTGTCTGTAATTGATCAACAAGCCGCACAGTGTActattttactttcttttctttttttttgtttttgttagttttattttagtgtaatAGTTTAGTGAAGTGTATGTGCGGTgctgaccgcctccttggtacagtggttaacgcgtgagcgtagaaccgaggggtcctgggttcaattcccggtggggacgcacaaaaaaaatttctcggtctggcaggacacagaaggctgatcacctacttttccctaaagaaaatagatcagtgaaacggatgtacatcatctgccccataccccactaggggacacgggacttcacaccaTGTGCggtgctatttattttatagacaaaaaatttctttctttctttctttctaaaacaCTAAACACACATTCCAGATATTCGGCAGCGGCAACAACATTCGCGCGGAACAAACGCCCCGTGTGAACGTGCCCTTGCCGGTGGACGGGGACCGGACACACGGGGCGAGGCTCAACATCGGGGCCGTCGTGGCCCTCGGGGCCTTCGGGTGCCTGGTGTTCCTCATCGCGATAATTACCACCATCGTCATGTTGGTTAAAAGGTATGTTGGGTTTGTCGGTTTAGATGTTGGTAATTGGCGGTTTTTGTTGATCAGTTATAGGTATAGAGTATAGACGATTTTTTGGGTTCAGACgctttttgttttacataaagTTGGTAGGATTTTAAAAACAGGCAGTAAAGACCAGCAAGTAATGCTATATAAAAATCGTGATATATTGAAattcttttcattattttgcaTAATTGATCAGCAAAGAcgctatattttaaataaactaacacaAAATTAAGTTCGTTTAATTTATCCACTCATCAGTAGTAGTCATGTGAGACTGGattgagatatatatatattcattttatttagtaacatTGGCATAACTCATGTGATCAAGTGATTTTAGTTGATCCAATAACTACAACTTCACATGAAAATATGTTCTGCCTCAGTTGATTAACAAATGCTATtcgttattatttagtttactAACGGGTTACCGTGACATCTTAAAGCAGGAGTAATTCCAGCGAGGGAAAGTTATGGCGCTGCACGGCTGTACTGGTTGAATACGTCTCGGTTTACCTCAAGGGATAGCTACTACGACGTAAAGCAGGAGTAATTCCAGTATGGGAAAAAGCTAGAGCTATGTAGATGAAAAAGCTAGAGCATGGTAGCACCATCACTTACTCTAACTCCAATTAATCCTGTTTTAAGACGTCACAGTAACTAAATGAGGTTTAATTTGATCCTCATCAAAGGCAAAGGTGAAAAATCTTGTAGGTAGATCAACTAAGATACTTCTGGAACATTGCATCCAGCACTTTTGTGCTTCTGAACATTTAGTTAGTGCTTTTGGAGTTTAGTGATTGTGGTTAGTGCGGGGATATGTCGATCGGGTCCGTGCtctgtattttattcttgAGCTACACGGCCACCATAAGGATGTCATAGATATAAATGCTGATATTGACTGTCTAACTTACTCCAGAAACTATGAAACGTAGCgttatatatactaattatattgttaggtTAGATAGGTGTGTAGGTAAATGGGTTTTGAAATATCTGACTAAATTGTATCTGATATTGAGTCCGAATACTATTAGGTAATAACGCCCAAGATAGAGATTTgactttaaaatgtaaaacacaATCATTAGtgacaaacatattttttatgacaagTAGAATGTTTGTTTCTATGGATGTCTATAGACAAGatcacaaaaaacaaatgtaacaCAAGCAACCTTTCTTCTCTTCGataccaataaaattaataaaaaaaaatctaattttgaATCAAATTTATGTCAATATGTTTCACAAAATATAGATAACACAAAAAGCCCCAATGATACCATCATATATTAAGTGTTCggtacagataacataaatactCCCAACTTAgtataaatacacattaagTATTCcacattcaattcaatttagcAAGTGGCATTCGATCACGCTCATACGTTCAAAGCAAAGACAAGTATAACCACACAA
It encodes:
- the LOC119835445 gene encoding sushi, von Willebrand factor type A, EGF and pentraxin domain-containing protein 1 isoform X1, whose protein sequence is MDVKYYCAVFVLIQAYAVSSCGFPGVPAHCSVSFSEENYTEGTIVTYTCDRGFELLGPSRRVCNGNGRWTPDGIPFCVLNVAAGKAPMQASTEDVGVPQKALDGSTAGAFSADTCTLTKKEIEPWWYVNLLEPYMVQLVRLDFGKPCCGVNKPAVVEVRVGNNRPDLGTNPICNRFTGFLEEGQPLFLPCNPPMPGAFMSVHLKATVPSQLSICEAFVYTDQALPIERCPQFRDQPPGSTATYNGKCYVFYDRQPANFRDALAFCHSRGGSLVDESNPALQGFISWELWRRHRSDSSSQYWMGAVRDPQDPNNWKWVNGNDVTVSFWNAPGGTEGCARFDGSKGWLWADTDCQSRMNFICQHQPKACGRPEQPPNSTMTTESFEVGATVEYACDDGHLLVGPTVRTCLETGFYDEFPPVCKRIECGYPAEIPHGSYTLLNGSVSYLSHVQYACAPGYEMAGRSRLVCDIDERWNGPPPRCDVIQCEEPGAIPNGRVAVTNNASTFGARARYECARGYELRGSPVATCLATGLWDAPPPHCYLEERSTTTTSTTTTTTTTTTTTTTPAPTTPPPTTPRLVLPTRRRKPTTHPDTVRPKLETRPARPNTTKTTTERTKTTIKRVTVADYDNSSTSHVPHIIVASHPQENQIFGSGNNIRAEQTPRVNVPLPVDGDRTHGARLNIGAVVALGAFGCLVFLIAIITTIVMLVKSRKHNEGKRYRHHVSATDCNTVASLESSSSECRNGLNRYYQQAWEQLHEVAGGKFRERETPKDGSEIVVADLYRDPKPGTSKHHHHHHHHRPVWVTRHNR
- the LOC119835445 gene encoding sushi, von Willebrand factor type A, EGF and pentraxin domain-containing protein 1 isoform X2, which produces MDVKYYCAVFVLIQAYAVSSCGFPGVPAHCSVSFSEENYTEGTIVTYTCDRGFELLGPSRRVCNGNGRWTPDGIPFCVLNVAAGKAPMQASTEDVGVPQKALDGSTAGAFSADTCTLTKKEIEPWWYVNLLEPYMVQLVRLDFGKPCCGVNKPAVVEVRVGNNRPDLGTNPICNRFTGFLEEGQPLFLPCNPPMPGAFMSVHLKATVPSQLSICEAFVYTDQALPIERCPQFRDQPPGSTATYNGKCYVFYDRQPANFRDALAFCHSRGGSLVDESNPALQGFISWELWRRHRSDSSSQYWMGAVRDPQDPNNWKWVNGNDVTVSFWNAPGGTEGCARFDGSKGWLWADTDCQSRMNFICQHQPKACGRPEQPPNSTMTTESFEVGATVEYACDDGHLLVGPTVRTCLETGFYDEFPPVCKRIECGYPAEIPHGSYTLLNGSVSYLSHVQYACAPGYEMAGRSRLVCDIDERWNGPPPRCDVIQCEEPGAIPNGRVAVTNNASTFGARARYECARGYELRGSPVATCLATGLWDAPPPHCYLEERSTTTTSTTTTTTTTTTTTTTPAPTTPPPTTPRLVLPTRRRKPTTHPDTVRPKLETRPARPNTTKTTTERTKTTIKRVTVADYDNSSTSHVPHIIVASHPQENQIFGSGNNIRAEQTPRVNVPLPVDGDRTHGARLNIGAVVALGAFGCLVFLIAIITTIVMLVKSGGKKQPAVELAPRWYTLLALPFPDQQVGRRELARARRHTRAGHFSNPL